The following DNA comes from Chitinophaga nivalis.
AGCAAGGGTATAAAAAGGTTGGAAGGCATACAGCGTGGCGGTGTCGCCCCTGCAAATCGATGTACTGTCTGCGCCCACTGTGGGTGATACGGAATAGGCGCCCTCATTATAACTCTTTTTTACGGTGTCTGACCGGCAGCCGCTCGCCGGATCAATAGCCTGCACATATATATTTACATTCGCCGGTGTGGCGGGATAAAATGCCGGTTTGAGGATGAAATTTTTATTGACGACCAGATAAGTGGTGTCATAATAGGGCCCGCTGAAGGAACTGTATACCACTTTCACCCGGTAGTTGAATCCTGCCTGATGATTGAGTAGGGGGAATTGCTGCGTGCCACATACGATGCCCTGTGGTACGGTATAAACGGGGTCCGGCAATTTTGTGACGATCACTTTTACCGGTGTACGTATCGGGTTTTCACATTGGAATGCAGCCGTAACATAGTAGGTAGTAGTCGTGGCCGGCGCTACTTTAAACCGGTGACCGGTAAATAATAACCGTCCCTGTATCGGGGCATCATACCAGCGGATCAGGGCTACGCTGTCTACCGGATTGTCCTGCAGAAAGGCGGTGAGAGTGGTGCTGTCTCCTTTACAGATGGTCACACTGCTGGCCGGTACCCTCACGTAGGTGGCATGTCCGCCTTGTACCAAAGACTGGAAGATGGTATCGGACTTACAGCCGGTGATGTTACTGATAGCCTGTAAGCCTACCCGTACATTGGCATTGAAGTAGTAAGCAATATCTTTTATCGTGATGAGCGGACTACTGGTAACGGTATAACTGGTGTCTTTATTCAGTCCGCCAATACCGGTATACTTCACGTGCACCTGGTAGCTGGTGCCTGGCTGGTAGTTGCTGACTGTGAAGGTGGTATTGCCACAGGTGATCTCCTCGGGTAGGGTGTAAACAGGATTGACCGGTTTGGCCTGTACGGTGACCTTCACAGCTTTACGGGCACTGGTGCAACCGTTTACGGTAGCGGTCACGTAATAGGTGGTGGTTACAGCAGGTTTAATGGCAAAGTTGCTGCCGGTGGCCAGCAGGGTACCGCCTGTTGGTGCATCGTACCAGCGTATGATGGCATTAGGGCCGCCATCTGCGGTAAGGGTAGTAGTACCTCCCGCGCATACCGCTGTGCTGTCTGCCGTAACAGGAACGGGTATACGTGGTTTGTACCAGGCATAATACAGCCGGAAGGTAGTCAGTAAACCCAGCAGACTGCTGTTCAGGGTTATTTTCACCCGGTCAAACTGCTGGGCAGGTCTTAGCAGTATTTCCCCACGACTGTTGTTTTGTAGTAAACGTAAGCCGCTGCTGTCAATGACCCGCAGGTCATTATTGGCCACGGCGCCATTAAAGGTTTATATGGTAACCCCTGCCAGGATATTCAGTGATAGCAAGGCATCTCCGGTACCAATGCCCACCACAAGGGAATCGCAGCCGGTACTGCTGGCAGCAGGGAAAATCAGCGTTTGATAAATGCTGATACCCAGCAGGCCTGCCGGTACATTAAACGCGGAATAATCATCCAGGCTGCTGTTATTGACAGGATTGTCAGGCGTACTGACATTGCAAAGCAGGCACAGGCCGGTGACGCCATTGGTCTGCGTATTGGCATATACCTGCGCATGGGTTTTCATAGCGCATAATAACAGGCAGCATAACAGGAGGTAGCCTGCTTTGCGGAATAGGTAAAACTTAACTTTCATGCAAGATGGATTTTAGAAAGAGGTAATCGAAAATGTGGGTCGGGTCTTTTGGGTCTCGGTGATGTATCTGTGCCTGGCTGTATGATGCCGGCATCGCCTGTCTGTATTACGTTGTGCAGTATTATCCCTGTCTGCTACGGGAAAAAGGGCGAGGGGGTAACAAAAAATAAGGGATACCTGACAAGACAAAATTACCTGGATTAACTGCGTCCCGCATACGGATAAAATATAGCTGCCGCTGCCAGATGGCGGAGAGAAGGATATAATATGTACCTTTGCGGACTTTCAACAATTATGATCACTATGCGTGCAGCTATTAGCTATAATAGTATCCTTATACTCGCGGGCCTGAGCTTCGGTACTGCCGCCGTTGCCCAGCAACGGCCAGACACGGTTACCTCCACTCGTCATCTCGATGAAATCATTATTCAGGAAAACCGGCTGGCGGCGCCCTTGAAGGCGGCCAACCGCAATATCACCATCATCAGCAGCAAACAGATTGCTGCCATGGCGGTTACTTCCATCAACCAGGTACTGGCCTTTATTCCCGGGCTGGATGTGCGGCAGCGTGGTCCTGGTGGCGTACAGGCTGATATTGGTATTGATGGTGGTACCTTCGACCAGACCCTGATTCTGCTCAATGGCGTTAAAATCACCGATCCGCAAACCGGCCATAATATGATGAACCTGCCGGTATCGCTGCAGGATGTAGATCATATTGAAGTACTGCGGGGGGCTGCAGCCAGGGTATATGGTATCAATGCGCTGAACGGCGCCATTAACATTGTAACCCGTAAGGCTACCGAAACGGAGCTGACCCTGCGGGCCAGCGGTGGCAGCAACTTTGCGTTGAATGATGAGCGGAATATGTATGGTGGCGTCAGTACCGGTCTTACCGGATCGCTGGTGAAAAATAACAACAGCCATACGGTATCCCTGGAACGCAACCAGGGGAATGGTTATAGATATAATACCGACTACGATAACTTCCGGGCGTTTTATGAGGGCGGCTTCCGTAAGGATACCAACCAGCAATATCAGGTGATGGCTGGGTTTGTGAGCAATAACTACGGCGCCAATGGTTTTTATGCACCGCCTGGTGATAAGGAATCAGAGGAAACCATTAAAACAGTACTGGCGGCCGTGAGCCATACCCGTCGTATCAATCCCCATTGGGTGATGACGCCGCGTATCAGCTACCGCTATACATTTGATGATTACCTGTACATCAAACAAACCCCCGATAAATTCCGCAATAAGCACCATACACAGGTACTGGATGCAGAATGGAACAACACCATTGATACCCGGATCGGTACTTTCGGCGCCGGACTGGAAGCACGTTTTGAGCATATCAACAGTTCTAACCTGGGCGATCATAACAGAACCAACCTGGGCTTGTTTGCAGAATATAAAAGCAAGGCAGACCGCCGCCTGACCTATACCATCGGTGGTTATCTCAATTATAACTCTTTTTATGGCTGGCAGTTTTTCCCGGGCGCCGACATCGGTTTCAATATCACCCCGGACCTGAAACTGTTTGCCAATGTAGGAACTGCCCAGCGGTTACCCACCTATACAGATCTTTATTATAAGAGCCCGGCCATCCTCGGCAACGATCAGCTGGGACCGGAAAGAGCTACTTACGCCGAAGCGGGTATCCGCCGGTATAGCGGACATTTCTCTTTTACCGCCAGTGCATTTTTCAGACAGGTAAGTGATTTTATTGACTATGTGAAAGATACTGCCGGCATTCCTAATCCGGCTACTGTTCCCTGGCAGCCACATAACCTGAACCAGACGAATGTAACGGGTCTGACCTTCAACGCAGGCTATAACACCGTATTACAGCCCCGTGGTTTCTTTAACAGCTTTGGCGTCAACGCAGGATATAACTACCTGTCGCCTGAGTTTAAAGGATCCGCTGTTATGGAGCATAAGATATCACGGTATGTAATAGAAAGCCTGAAACATCAGGTGACTGGTACCGCACAGGTGGCCTTCCTGCAGCATTTCAGCCTGTCGGCTTCCGCCAGGTATAATATGCGGGTAAGCTATACGGATTATATGGTGGTAGATGCCCGTGTTGCGTATAAGCGTTCCCGTTATCAGATATATGCCGATGCCAACAACCTGTTGGATGTAACCTATATTGAAGCCGCTGCGGTGCCGATGCCCGGCAGGTGGATCACCCTGGGTGGCAGCGTAAGATTCTGATATCATTAAAACGGCCGTAGGGCACAACAGGTTTTCACGAAGATGGTTCGTTTACACCTGTTATACCCTGCGGCCGCTTGTTTTCCCCGGAATGAGTTAATGTTTGATAACAGCCGCCCCGGTTGCCCCGACTGTTCCATATAAAAATACTGTATAAATTTTACCGCTTTCCAGCTCCAGGTGGGAGAGGGCATCCTGTGCAATGGGCCAGGGTGTATTGTCTTTGGCCAGGGTGACTGCCAGCGACAACGTACCTGCGTTGACGTTAATGAACGGACCCAGCTGCCAGCGGCTCCCTGTTAAGGTACTGCCGCCGGCCTGACCATAGGCAATGCGATCATGCAACAACGTTGGCTCTTTTTCCAGTAGCCGTACCCGTAGTTCCGGTACGCCGGAAGCCAGGTGTACGAAACGTAGTTTAGCCTGGCCGGGAGGCGGAGCGGTGAGGTCGTCGTAAAAGAGGATGAGGGTATCTTTTGCCGGATCCTGACGTGCCGGCGCGGCAAACACCGTATGGTAGTAACCGGCAATCGGACCATTGGGCCCTCCGGCGGCGCTGTAGGTAGCACTGTTGCCAAACTGCCGGGAGGCTTTGTAGCCCGTGCTGTTACCTTCTGTAATATTGATCTGCACATTACCGAAGGTAGTGGTCAGATAAGGCGATGCCGTGTTCCGGGCCACAGGAGTAGTTGTTACCTGCTGGGTGAAGGTCCAGGCGTGAATGCCTACATCCGCTGTACGGGCATTGACAAAACGGATGTTGGCAGTTAGCGGGGGCCTGTTTCCGGCATCAGTATCCAGGTAGTCCGTCTTGGAACAGCTGCCGAAAAGCAGTGCCACCCAACTATAGCAGAGCATGCGGAGATTTTTTTTCATAGTCTTTAAGTATGTAGGTGTTAAAACCGGGCATACAACCGGGCGAAAGGCTGAATGCCTGCGCTGCCGTTCTGTATACCTACAATGGTGGGGTTACGCAGTCCGGAGATAACCGGATCTGTATAATCGCCCAGTATATTAAATACATTATTGACGCCGATCGTAGCCTGTATGGCTTTGGTAATGCGATACCCCACGGATATATCTGTCACCCAGATAGGTTTTAATTCCTGGAAGAAATAATCCGGTGTGGGGAAGCGGGCATTCTGCGCGGTAGCCGTTGTCACAGATCCGAAGTACACGGTGCGGGCCAGGAAATTAAAACGCGGTGTTTGCAGGATAGCCTGCAGCGTAATTTTTTGCTGCGGAATATTGGTGGTCACACGGGCTTTCTCTGCTTCGCTGAAGATGATATTTTTATATAGTTCCAGTCCCTTAGGTGTATTGACGTCCGTTACTTCATTGTTGACGAAGTTGGCGCCGGCCAGGAGCTGCAATTGATTACGCCGCCACGGGATGCGGTAGCTGCCGGTGATTTCTATCCCCTGTGTACGGGTACTGAAAGCGTTGTAAAAAAACTTGGCCTGTGTGGTACCGGTTTGTAATAACAACGCACGTAAATCTGCCGGCAGATTAGGATCGGTAGCGGAAAAATTACCGGTATTACCCACGCGATTGTCGATGCTGATGTAATAGGCATCGGCACTGAACTCAGCCCGTGGCACGGGTTGAGAGGTGATACCTGCGGTATAGCCGGTAGATCTTTCGGGGGTGAGAGCCGGAATGCCCAGCGCTCTGCTGGCGGCGCTTTTGTTGGAAGCGGTTACCTGGTCAACGGCGCGACCCTGCTGGAAGCTGGTGGAAGTTTCTGTATAATAGAACTGCGCCAGATCCGGCGCCCGGAAGCCCGTGTTGGCAGATGCGCGGATACTGAGCCAGGGCGCGAAACTATAACGGGAAGCTACTTTACCGGTAGTCACGTTGCCGAAGTCGGAAAAGTTTTCTGCCCGCAGGGCTGCAGATACCAGCCACTGTTGGGTGATGTTGGCTTCTATATCTATATAGCCGGCTACAATGGCGCGACTTACATTCACTTCATTGGAGGGCCGGAAGCCGGCATGTATCTGCGATCCGGGAGATAAGCCGTTTAAGGGAATATAACCGCCGTCGGCCACATAGGGTACCCCGTTAACGGAAGTATCTATCCGGTATACCGGCCGCAGGTCTGCCTTGCTGTAGGAGGCCTCTTCTCCGGCGATGATCTGGTAGGTTTCTGTGCGGTATTGTGCGCCAAAAGCAATGTTGATGCCGTGCAGTACTTTGTCCAGATAACGGCTGATATCGAGGCTGGCGGTATTCTGAGAAGCATTGTACCGGCCGGCATCAAAGGTGGTCGGGCTTTTTAAGCCCATACTGGCATTCAGCGAATTGCTGATGATATTGCCGAAATCATTTTTGCCATATACATTGGAGAGATCAATCTGCCACTGACCGGCTTTGGCTTTTACGCCAATGGCGATGCTTTTGTCGGTAATACTGTTGTTCATCTCTGGCAGGAAGCCATCCGGATAAAGCCCGGTGGTGTTACGTTCTGTCCAGCCGGGGAGCCGGTATACCGCCGTAAATTCGGAGTTGCGGTGACTGATACCGCCAAAGGCATATATTTCGGCATTCGCTCTAACGGGGATGGCTGTATTAAAAAACAAGAGGGCATCTTTGGCCTTGTTGCTGCCACCGCCCCGCTGGTCGAAGTGGTGCCGGTCGATGCCACGGCTTTTCATAATGGCTTCATCGATATCGCGGGTGTAGATATTATCGTAGTCGCGGGTGTTGGCGCCTCCGCCGTAGATCGGACCATTGTACAGACCGGCGTCGTCGCGGCCGGGTTGCAGGGAGATGCCCTGGGTGGCAAATTCAGCTGTGGCGTTGAAGTAGCCGCCCTGCTGCCCCAGTTTGATGCCATAATTGATATTGGTACGGGTACTAACGCCATCGCCCCTACGCCGTATACTGCCGGTACTGCTGACGATCACGTCTTGCTGTTGTTTTTTCAGCACGATATTGATGACGCCGGCAATGGCATCGGAGCCATATTGTGCGGCGGCGCCATCCCGTAATATTTCTATGCGCTCAATGGCGCCGGCAGGGATGGAGTTGAGGTCGTAGCCGGTAGCGCCGTTGCCCAGTCCGCCCCAGTTGACATTGGAGCTTTTATGCCGCCGTTTGCCATTGACGAGTACCAGCAGCTGGTCTACACCCAGTCCTTTCAGTTGTACCAGGCTGAGGGCCGAACCGGCATCGCCGGCATTGGTGCCATTAACAGAATGGAAGGAGGGCGATACATATTGCAGCAGCTGGGTGATACTGGTTTGCGGGGCGCTTTCCTGTAGTGTTTTAATATCAATAATATCCACCGGCACCGGGGAGTTGAGTTTGGTACGGTTGGCACTGCGGGAGCCAACGATTTGTACCGCTCCCAGTTGCCGCGTGGTATCCGTACGCGGTTTATCCTGTGCAGACAGGGCGCCGGTAAGGAGGAGCAGGGGAGGAAGCAGTAAGTGTAAATGTTTATACATGCCGGGATATTTTTATGATTAAGGTTTGTGTATCCGGAAACGGTCGTCTGTCAGCGCCACCAGAAAGGCTTCCAGATCTGTGATTTCCGTATTTGTGAGCTGCAGCGGTTTGCTGAGCGATAAGTCGCGGTTAAGACCGTCTTTGATAACTGCGTTCGGATCGTTGTAATAGTTGATGACTTCCCGCAGGGTTTTAAACATACCATTGTGCATATAGGGAGCGGTGACGGCTACATTGCGCAGGCCGGGTACTTTAAAAAATCCTCTGTGGGCGCTGTCGCGGGTGACATCGAACCGGCCGGCATCGCGGAGGGTAGTACCATTGTAAAGACCAATATTTTTGAAACGGTCTGCGGTAAAATCTTCTCCCGAATGACAATTATTGCAATTGGCTTTTCCGATAAACAACATTCTGCCCCGTATAGCCGACGGGGTTAGGGCATTGTCGTCGCCGGCAATATAACGATCGTACGGACTATTGGCCGTTTCTAGGGTGCGTTCAAAAGCGGCGATGGCCTGCAGCAGGTTTTGTTCCGTAGCGGGGCCGTTGAATACCAGCTGGAAGTATTGCCGGTAGCTGCTGCTGGCATTGAGCCTGGCTACTGCTGTGGCAATGGGGAGGCCCATTTCCGCCGGCGAGATAATCGGCTGTAATGCCTGTTCTTCCAGGGTAGCGGACCGGCCATCCCAGAAATAGCTGGGGCGTCCGGAAAGGTTGGTGATACCGGGTGTATTTCTGCTGGTAGGCGTAGCGTGGATACCTTTACTGAAAGCGAGGGTATCGGCAAACCCAAATGCTGGTTGGTGACAGGACGCACAACTGATGCTATGATTGATGGACAGTATAGGATCGAAAAATAATTTCTCGCCCAGCTGTGCCTTTGTCGGAGGATCACTACCATCGTTGTGTATGTCGAATCCCGCTGTAATGGTAAATACACATAGCACACCCAATAAAATGAATATCATTTTCGTTGGTCTCATGTGGCGGTAAATTGAAACAGGCAAAATGCCGGATAACAACAGGGGGTGGGTGTTGTTGAGTTACTGGTTGATCTTTAAAAAACTTGCTGTAATGCGGCTGTAAATGTGTGGGGATCTTGGCATTCCCGGGAGTACGGGCGAGTTTACCCGTACTCCCCAGGAATTATTAATGGGGTCACGTAAGTTGGATGAAAAATTATTTGGCAGTAGCCACGAGTACTACATCCAGATCAAATTCGTCATAGATGGCTTTGTCACCTATGCCTTCAAAAAAGTTTTTAGAACCATACCGGATATTGAATTTGGTACGGTCAACTTTGATAGCAGCTTTAGCAGTCAGTTTATTACCTGCAACGGTTACAGTGGCCGGGAAGGAAATCGGATTGGTAATTCCTTTCAGTGTTAAATTACCGGTTACTTCGTAGTTACCATTGCCTTTGGCAGTAACGCCGGTAGTAACGAAAGTAGCAGTCGGGAACTTTTCTACTGCAAAGAAATCATCATTTTTCAGGTGGCCTATCAGTTTGGCATTACCGTCTGCGTCTTTAATGTCAGTAACGGCAATGGTACGGGTATCCAGGGAGAAAGTACCGCTTTTCAGTACATTGTTTTCAACGTCCAGTTTACCGTCTGCAATGTTGATGGTGCCGGCATGTTGTCCGGCCAGTTTTTTACCGGTCCAGGTCAGTTTGCTCTGTTGTTTGTCTACCTGGAAGGTAGTTGCTTTCGCAGGTACAGTGGTTGATTTAGCAGGTTTTTCTCCTTTGTGGGAAGTTGCAGGATTGGTGAATGACATTAAAATGATCGATCCGCCAATGAATAATAAAGATGCTAATCGTTGCATATAAGTGTGTGTTTAAAATTTGGTGTAAATGTAAGGTGGATACCTGGATAAGCGTTTACGAATTCTGGAATTTAATGTTAAAATTATTTCTCCGCTATCAGTGCATCCAGGTCTTTGTTCCATTTGGCAACATAATCCTGATAATACTGTCCGGTGATCTCTCCGGTGTATCCGGTATGGATTTGTCTTACTTCTCCTTTGCGATCAATAATGATCGTAGTGGGAAACGCCAGGAGGCGGTTGAGCGCCGGTAGTTTCTCTGACGCCACTTTCTTATCAGCAATGCCACCAAAAAGAATATCATATTGTATGTTGTATTTATCTTTTAATTTACCAAGGGTGTATTTCGCGTAAGCCAGATCATCTTTCTGCTCAAAGCCAATGGCAATGGCTTCCACGCCGCGGTCTTTATTTTTATTAAACCAGGGGGAAAGGAAAGAAGTCTGGTCGGTACAGTTGGGACACCACGTGCCGATGATTTCCACGATCACTACTTTCCCTTTGTACTTGTCGTCGCTGAGCGATACGTTTTTTCCATCCAGGTCGGGCAAGGTGAAGTCCAGTTTTTTATAACCTTCTTTCAGATAAGTCAGTTTGTAGGGATCCGGTAATTCGACTGCCGCATTTTTTTCGCCGTCGAATTTTATATTATTATAGATACCCAGGCTGATTTCTCCCGTAAGGGATTTATCATCATTGATTTTCCCTTTGATATAGATGGGACTGGGGCCGGTAAAGCCGGAGAGTTCAAATTCATTGCCGTGTACCGTGCCTTCCAGTTCGCGGCTGTCGCCTACAACAGAAAGGATTACCCCGGTGAGGCGGTTGCCTTCCTGTTTCAGTAAGCCTACCCGGTTGGGTGTAGGTTCCTTACTGTATATTTTCAGGTCCCATTTGCCGCTCACATTAAAGGCGGGTGCAGCTTCCGTGCCTGGTTCGGCAAAACGGTACTGCTGCCCGTATTCGGCTGTGAAGGGGAGGGCATTGCCACTGAAGTTGGGCACCAGGCTTCTGTATTCCCCGGTAATTTTACCATCCGATTCTATTTTGGCCACCAGGGCTGCATCGTAGGTATTCATCTTTATATACAAAGAATCGTTGGCGATCTGCTGTACATGAAAGTCATCCCGGCGGGTGCCGTTGATGAGGGTGAATACTGCGTGGCGGGGATCTTTTCCTTTCAATTCAAAGTTGAACGGTACTTTGGATTCGTTGAGGGTAAATACGCCGCGCCAGATGCCTTCTTTTACAAAAGGTTTTTCAGGGGCTGCCAATACAGTGCTACTCCATAGCGTTGCTACAGATAAGGTGGTCAACAGTAAGTGTTTATACGTTTTCATGTTGGTATTTTTGGTTGAGATGTAAATAATAGTGAGTAGTAACGGGCATGACTATATGATAATAGTTGTGACGGGATGTTACCTGCAGCTTTGCCGGCCGGATAGTAATAACAATACATGATGGTTCCGGTATTTCAGCAGCAATACCTGGCAGGTGTAATAAAGGAGTTGGGAAACAGCGGTGGTGGACAGCTATTTAGTACAGCAGTTGTGCCAACATCGGGCAACCTGGTGATTGTAGAAACTGATAATGCGAGTGCTGTTCATAATTAGAAAATGTGATGGTTTTTCTGGTGGTGAAACAAAGATAGGAGGGGTTCATTTATTTTCCAAATAAAAGTCTATAAATTTTGTAGACTAATCGATAAATCCGCAATCCTGCTATCTTTCAGTAATATGACCTAAATTTGCGTTTTAAACAATCTGATTTGGGTAATTCTGTTTTTTTAATAACACCGCCATTTACACAGCTGAACACGCCATATCCGGCCACTGCTTATCTGAAAGGGTTTCTGAATACAAAAAATATCACTTCGTGTCAGGCTGACCTGGGTATAGAAGTTACGCTGGCTTTATTTTCCAAACAGGGGCTGGAGCAGTTGTTTGCGCATATCGCCGCAGCACCGCCGGCTACCTTCTCAGAGAATGCCACCCGTATATTAGCCCTGCAGGAAGATTACATCCATACCATAGACGCCGTTATTTTATTTCTGCAGGGAAAAAATCCAACACTGGCGCATCTTATCTGTAAACGCGACTTTCTGCCGGAAGCTTCCCGCTTCGCGCAGCTGGACGACCTGAACTGGGCTTTCGGCTCCATGGGTACCCAGGACAAAGCCAAACACCTGGCTACCATGTACCTGGAAGACCTGTCGGACCTCATCATGGAATGTGTGGACCCGCATTTCGGGTTTAGTCGCTATGCAGAACGCCTGAGCCGCTCGGCCAACAGCTTCGATGAGCTGTATGATGCCCTGCAGGCGCCGCATACCTATATCGACAAAATACTCATGGATATCTTCGCTGCACGTATGACAACCATACAACCTGCGATGGTGGCCATTTCGGTGCCGTTTCCCGGCAACCTGTATGCGGCCTTCCGCTGTGGCCAGTGGGTGAAAGCCCATTGCCCGGAGGTGAAAGTGGCTATGGGCGGCGGATTTCCCAATACAGAACTGCGTTCGCTGGCAGATGCCCGGGTATTCGAGTTCGTGGATTTTATTACCCTCGACGATGGAGAAGCTCCCATGGAGAACCTGTTACAGTTTCTCTCCGGCAATAAAACCACGGCAGAACTGAAACGTACTTTTTTACTGGAAGAAGGTAAAGTGGCTTATGTCAACGATAAAGCCACGCACGACTATAAACAGTCGCAGCTGGGAACGCCCGACTACAGCGACCTGCTGCTGGATCAATACATCTCGGCCATTGAGGTGATGAACCCTATGCACAGCCTGTGGAGCGATGGCCGCTGGAACAAACTGACCATGGCGCATGGCTGCTACTGGGGCAAATGTACTTTCTGCGATATTTCACTGGACTATATCAAAATATATGAGCCCATCACGGCATCGCTGCTCTGCGACCGCATGGAAACCATCATTGCCCAAACAGGGCAAAACGGTTTTCACTTTGTGGATGAAGCGGCACCGCCGGCGCTGATGCGGGCATTGGCCCTGGAAATCATCCGCCGGAAGCTGACGGTGAGCTGGTGGACCAATATCCGTTTTGAAAAAAGCTTTACCCGCGACCTGTGTCTGCTGCTCAAGGCATCCGGCTGTATCGCTGTTTCCGGCGGACTGGAAGTAGCATCGGACCGTTTGCTCACGTTGATACAGAAAGGGATCACCGTAGCCCAGGTGGCCCGTGTAAACCGGCATTTCACGGAAGCAGGCATTATGGTGCATGCCTATCTGATGTATGGCTTCCCTACACAAACGGCCCAGGAAACCATCGATGCCCTGGAAATGGTACGCCAGATGTTCCTGGCAGGCATTCTGCAATCCGCTTTCTGGCACCAGTTTACCATGACGGCGCATAGCCCGGTGGGGCTGGACCCGGCGAAGTTCAGCGTGCAGAAAGAAACCGAAGCCATAGGCGCTTTTGCCAACAACGATATTATGCATATTGATCCTACCGGGGCTGATCATGAAAGTTTCGGCTATGGTCTTAAAAAATCGTTGCTGAACTATATGCATGGCGCCTGCCTGGATTATCCACTCTCTAAATGGTTTGAGTTTAAAGTGCCCAAAACCAGTGTAGTACCGGATTATATTACCAATGCCCTGATGGAAGAAGAGGCCGGAACCATCAAGCCTACGTCCAAGGTGGTATACCTGGGTAAACAACCTACTGTGGAGGTGATTACCAAATCCAAAAAGGGGAGTACGTGGGAAGTGTCTTCCCTGACTTTCCAGGGGAAAAAGGATAAGATGAACATCAGTGTACCTCCGCCCCAGGGCAGTTGGCTAACCGGTATGTTGCGACAGCTGGCCGTTTCCAACGCCAAAACCTTCACCCTGCAGGAAGTGAAAGCGGATTATGAGGCGGCGGGCCTGGAAGATTTTGAACTTTTCTGGGATAATAAACCGGTGAATACCCTACACAAAATCGGCTTGCTGAAACTCTAACAGCCCGGTTACAGGCGTACAGGGCAGGTGATAGCCGGTGATCATCTGCCCGTAATCATAAAACCACGCCTGATTATTTTATGAGGGGTGTCTGGTGAAAATATAGTTTAGATCTGATTTTATATAACAACCGGGGTAGGCTGTCTTGTGTTATGTAGTGCTTACCAGACGGGCATCTTTCAGGAAATCATCTTTCTCTTCTTCGGGAAAATAAAAAAACACTTATTTTCGTCATCGATCTCCCCCGCGGTTTTCTCCTCCCAACGTAAGGCTGTTGATATTATTTTAACTAAAAAATTCAAAGGCACTCATTGTGCTAAGGTGGTGCATTCGTAGTAGTAAGGTAGTGGTAAGCATATTGGGTAATATTGTATCATTCATGCGCCACTTTCCCCGCTTTACATGGGGCATGCCCGCATGTTTTCCCGATCT
Coding sequences within:
- a CDS encoding DUF4397 domain-containing protein encodes the protein MKKNLRMLCYSWVALLFGSCSKTDYLDTDAGNRPPLTANIRFVNARTADVGIHAWTFTQQVTTTPVARNTASPYLTTTFGNVQINITEGNSTGYKASRQFGNSATYSAAGGPNGPIAGYYHTVFAAPARQDPAKDTLILFYDDLTAPPPGQAKLRFVHLASGVPELRVRLLEKEPTLLHDRIAYGQAGGSTLTGSRWQLGPFINVNAGTLSLAVTLAKDNTPWPIAQDALSHLELESGKIYTVFLYGTVGATGAAVIKH
- a CDS encoding Ig-like domain-containing protein, which gives rise to MANNDLRVIDSSGLRLLQNNSRGEILLRPAQQFDRVKITLNSSLLGLLTTFRLYYAWYKPRIPVPVTADSTAVCAGGTTTLTADGGPNAIIRWYDAPTGGTLLATGSNFAIKPAVTTTYYVTATVNGCTSARKAVKVTVQAKPVNPVYTLPEEITCGNTTFTVSNYQPGTSYQVHVKYTGIGGLNKDTSYTVTSSPLITIKDIAYYFNANVRVGLQAISNITGCKSDTIFQSLVQGGHATYVRVPASSVTICKGDSTTLTAFLQDNPVDSVALIRWYDAPIQGRLLFTGHRFKVAPATTTTYYVTAAFQCENPIRTPVKVIVTKLPDPVYTVPQGIVCGTQQFPLLNHQAGFNYRVKVVYSSFSGPYYDTTYLVVNKNFILKPAFYPATPANVNIYVQAIDPASGCRSDTVKKSYNEGAYSVSPTVGADSTSICRGDTATLYAFQPFYTLAEIRWYDAPTGGNLLYTGKYFKVSPAATQTYYAASAFECEHPQRKPVNVKVIACSGPQPAPQTKSYLIPQDVFPNPTAGQVYFSFHKNLTNKLVLVYDRNGKLVQQERLRTNNFYLQPQLPDGIYFIKVMDPQTGESSSTKIILQR
- a CDS encoding TonB-dependent receptor plug domain-containing protein — protein: MRAAISYNSILILAGLSFGTAAVAQQRPDTVTSTRHLDEIIIQENRLAAPLKAANRNITIISSKQIAAMAVTSINQVLAFIPGLDVRQRGPGGVQADIGIDGGTFDQTLILLNGVKITDPQTGHNMMNLPVSLQDVDHIEVLRGAAARVYGINALNGAINIVTRKATETELTLRASGGSNFALNDERNMYGGVSTGLTGSLVKNNNSHTVSLERNQGNGYRYNTDYDNFRAFYEGGFRKDTNQQYQVMAGFVSNNYGANGFYAPPGDKESEETIKTVLAAVSHTRRINPHWVMTPRISYRYTFDDYLYIKQTPDKFRNKHHTQVLDAEWNNTIDTRIGTFGAGLEARFEHINSSNLGDHNRTNLGLFAEYKSKADRRLTYTIGGYLNYNSFYGWQFFPGADIGFNITPDLKLFANVGTAQRLPTYTDLYYKSPAILGNDQLGPERATYAEAGIRRYSGHFSFTASAFFRQVSDFIDYVKDTAGIPNPATVPWQPHNLNQTNVTGLTFNAGYNTVLQPRGFFNSFGVNAGYNYLSPEFKGSAVMEHKISRYVIESLKHQVTGTAQVAFLQHFSLSASARYNMRVSYTDYMVVDARVAYKRSRYQIYADANNLLDVTYIEAAAVPMPGRWITLGGSVRF